A genome region from Macrotis lagotis isolate mMagLag1 chromosome 4, bilby.v1.9.chrom.fasta, whole genome shotgun sequence includes the following:
- the MINDY2 gene encoding ubiquitin carboxyl-terminal hydrolase MINDY-2 isoform X8 encodes MGHQQLYWSHPRKFGQGSRSCCVCSNRHGLIRKYSLNMCRQCFRQYAKDISFIKLD; translated from the coding sequence ATGGGTCACCAACAGCTCTACTGGAGCCACCCTCGTAAATTCGGCCAGGGGTCTCGGTCATGCTGCGTCTGTTCCAACCGCCACGGCCTGATCCGCAAATACAGCCTGAACATGTGCCGCCAGTGCTTCCGGCAGTATGCTAAAGACATCAGCTTCATCAAGTTGGACTAA